The Rhizobium leguminosarum genome includes a region encoding these proteins:
- a CDS encoding YkoF family thiamine/hydroxymethylpyrimidine-binding protein, producing the protein MFSGAQVSLYPMSDNFVGIILDVVKALDPYRDRLRIETDDISTLLVGPPDILFAAMHDLFVAAAKTGEHCVLSAAVSRGCPGEPDDAICGINPSLGQAEPLAERITAALAAVDITTETGQPTAAQFSLYVMGTGTHMDEIYGCIDFLKRSGTFDRAKNFCSRLSGDAGAVFATIREAFLRFGDPEGHVTLDITVSANTAPRVFSDAQRTL; encoded by the coding sequence ATGTTCTCAGGCGCACAAGTGTCACTCTATCCGATGTCCGACAATTTCGTCGGCATCATTCTCGATGTCGTCAAGGCGCTGGATCCCTATCGCGACCGGCTGCGTATCGAGACCGATGACATCTCCACACTGCTGGTCGGCCCGCCTGACATTCTCTTCGCCGCCATGCATGATCTTTTCGTCGCCGCAGCAAAGACCGGCGAGCATTGCGTGCTGTCCGCTGCCGTTTCACGCGGCTGCCCCGGCGAGCCCGACGACGCCATCTGCGGCATCAACCCCTCCCTCGGCCAGGCGGAGCCGCTTGCCGAGCGCATAACAGCCGCACTTGCCGCCGTTGACATCACCACCGAGACCGGACAGCCGACCGCCGCGCAATTCTCGCTCTACGTCATGGGAACCGGTACCCATATGGACGAGATCTACGGCTGCATCGACTTCCTGAAGCGCTCCGGCACCTTCGACCGCGCCAAGAATTTCTGCAGCAGGCTCTCTGGCGACGCCGGTGCCGTCTTTGCTACCATTCGTGAGGCCTTCCTTCGCTTCGGCGACCCCGAGGGACATGTGACCCTCGACATCACGGTGTCCGCCAATACAGCGCCGCGCGTCTTTTCAGACGCGCAAAGGACGCTGTAA
- a CDS encoding ABC transporter permease encodes MIPSNPSESRLAALRTALYRGIPALLAGCAFLAAWELYVDLSGIKPSILPAPSRIVIQGWLNREGLIANTWPTLGATLGGFALSLAFAFAASILMDFVPFMRRALLPIFIASQTLPLVAIAPLVVLWFGFGLLPKILLVALVTFFPLLVALLQGYESTDRDIAELLNSMKASRWRIFRLARLPSSLPYFFAGLRISITYAVVGAIFAEYAGAARGLGIYILNAKNNFRPDLVLAAVVVSAVLTLCLFGLTLMIQRLVMPWQQSGEQRR; translated from the coding sequence ATGATACCGTCAAACCCATCGGAATCGCGCCTTGCCGCGCTCCGCACCGCTCTCTACCGGGGCATACCCGCCTTGCTCGCCGGCTGCGCCTTTTTGGCGGCATGGGAGCTCTATGTCGATCTCTCCGGCATCAAACCGTCCATCCTGCCGGCGCCTTCGCGCATCGTCATCCAGGGCTGGCTGAACCGCGAGGGACTGATTGCCAATACCTGGCCCACGCTCGGCGCGACACTCGGAGGTTTCGCCCTGTCGCTGGCCTTCGCCTTTGCCGCCTCGATCCTCATGGATTTCGTGCCCTTCATGCGCCGGGCATTGCTGCCGATCTTCATCGCCAGCCAGACCCTGCCGCTGGTGGCGATCGCTCCCCTCGTCGTCCTCTGGTTCGGCTTCGGCCTGTTGCCGAAGATCCTGCTGGTGGCGCTCGTCACCTTCTTCCCGCTGCTCGTCGCCCTGCTGCAGGGCTATGAATCGACCGACCGCGACATCGCCGAATTGCTGAATTCGATGAAGGCGAGCCGCTGGCGCATTTTCCGTCTGGCACGGCTTCCCTCCTCGCTGCCCTATTTCTTCGCCGGCCTGCGGATCTCGATCACCTATGCTGTCGTCGGCGCGATCTTTGCCGAATATGCCGGCGCCGCCCGCGGTCTCGGCATCTATATCCTCAACGCCAAGAACAACTTCCGCCCCGATCTCGTACTCGCCGCCGTCGTCGTCAGCGCCGTGCTGACGCTCTGCCTCTTCGGGCTGACGCTGATGATCCAGCGCCTCGTCATGCCCTGGCAACAATCCGGGGAGCAGCGCCGATGA
- a CDS encoding ABC transporter ATP-binding protein, which yields MSDAMIELRNISKSFDGMKVLGDISLAVADGEFVSIVGPSGSGKSTVLRLLTQALRPDSGTMLFNGAPLEQAPHSFAFMPQRDALMPWRRIIDNAALGLEVRGMSRRAARAAVAPLFERFGLAGFEHHYPSELSGGMRQRAALLRTVVQTQDMLLLDEPFGALDALTRTQIQEWLQGMWTEHRWTALLITHDVREAVFLSDRIYVLSARPARIIREFRVPLPRPRSIADLGSPAAQAIETEILQTLLHPQEQDDFRPVGLKSESCSKS from the coding sequence ATGAGCGATGCAATGATTGAGCTGCGCAACATCTCGAAGTCCTTCGACGGCATGAAGGTGCTGGGCGACATCTCGCTCGCTGTCGCAGACGGCGAGTTCGTTTCGATCGTCGGCCCATCCGGCTCCGGAAAATCGACGGTACTGAGATTGCTGACACAGGCGCTTCGGCCCGATTCCGGCACCATGCTTTTCAACGGCGCGCCGCTGGAACAGGCGCCACATTCCTTCGCCTTCATGCCGCAGCGCGATGCGCTGATGCCCTGGCGCCGGATCATCGACAATGCCGCACTCGGTCTCGAGGTGCGCGGCATGAGCCGCCGCGCGGCCCGCGCCGCCGTCGCGCCTTTGTTCGAGCGCTTCGGCCTCGCAGGCTTCGAGCATCACTATCCCTCCGAACTGTCAGGCGGCATGCGCCAGCGCGCCGCGCTGCTGCGCACCGTCGTCCAGACCCAGGACATGCTGCTGCTCGACGAGCCTTTCGGCGCGCTGGACGCGCTGACGCGCACGCAGATCCAGGAATGGCTGCAGGGCATGTGGACGGAACACCGCTGGACGGCGCTACTGATCACCCATGATGTTCGCGAGGCCGTGTTCCTCTCCGACCGGATCTACGTGCTTTCGGCCCGTCCGGCGCGTATTATCCGCGAATTCCGCGTTCCCCTGCCCCGTCCGAGAAGCATTGCCGATCTAGGCTCGCCGGCGGCCCAGGCGATCGAAACCGAAATCCTGCAAACCCTGCTTCATCCGCAAGAACAGGATGATTTTAGGCCGGTCGGCCTAAAATCTGAATCCTGTTCTAAGAGTTAG
- a CDS encoding ABC transporter substrate-binding protein: MLLLTRRQTIFAAIAASLAGHPAFAQSAPAKVRIALDWTPNTNHIGIYVAKAKGFYADAGLDVEILPFTDTSAGTLVSNGVADFGISSEIETLTQRAGGGDVKMVYGVVQTETARLIFKGGRDDIKSPKDLDGKTYGGFGGTWESALISAMIRNDGGKGDVKTVTLGTSAYEALDNGSIDFTLEIYTWEGIAAELENRKIGRFHYSDYGIPDEQTTVIVSSDAYLSASREHARAFIQATRKGYTYSVDHPDEACDLLISESNGALMNTELVKASQKALIEGHFLKSEAGVIGKLDPAKAEALGSFLMENGILVDANGAALKEKPDFSTYYTNELLD, encoded by the coding sequence ATGCTGCTTCTCACCCGTCGCCAGACGATCTTCGCCGCCATCGCGGCAAGCCTCGCCGGCCACCCCGCCTTCGCCCAATCGGCGCCCGCAAAGGTTCGCATCGCGCTCGACTGGACGCCCAACACCAACCATATCGGCATCTATGTCGCCAAGGCGAAGGGCTTTTATGCCGATGCCGGGCTCGATGTCGAGATTCTTCCCTTCACCGATACCAGCGCCGGAACGCTGGTGTCGAACGGCGTTGCCGATTTCGGCATCAGCAGCGAGATCGAGACCCTGACGCAGCGCGCTGGCGGCGGTGACGTGAAGATGGTCTACGGCGTCGTCCAGACGGAAACCGCACGCCTGATCTTCAAGGGCGGACGCGACGACATCAAGAGCCCGAAAGACCTCGACGGCAAGACCTATGGCGGCTTTGGCGGCACCTGGGAGAGCGCGCTGATCTCCGCGATGATCCGCAATGACGGCGGCAAAGGCGACGTCAAGACCGTCACCCTCGGCACCTCCGCTTACGAGGCGCTGGACAATGGCTCGATCGATTTCACGCTGGAGATCTACACCTGGGAAGGCATCGCTGCCGAACTGGAAAACCGGAAGATCGGCCGCTTCCACTATTCCGATTATGGCATTCCCGACGAGCAGACGACGGTCATCGTCTCCAGCGACGCCTATCTCTCCGCAAGCCGGGAACACGCCCGCGCCTTCATCCAGGCGACACGAAAGGGTTATACCTACTCCGTCGACCATCCCGACGAAGCCTGCGACCTGCTGATCTCTGAAAGCAACGGCGCACTGATGAATACGGAACTGGTAAAGGCTTCTCAGAAGGCATTGATCGAGGGGCACTTTCTGAAATCCGAGGCCGGTGTGATCGGCAAGCTCGACCCGGCAAAAGCCGAGGCCCTCGGCAGCTTCCTGATGGAGAACGGTATTCTGGTCGATGCCAATGGCGCCGCACTCAAGGAGAAGCCGGACTTTTCCACCTATTATACCAACGAACTTCTCGACTGA
- a CDS encoding acyltransferase family protein → MRQQERLAGADFLRATACLLVLAHHFALRLDMRRIPDELGPTANVLRFGNFGVAVFFVLSGFLLAHPFWRALDAGSDMPSLRHYTIRRMARIAPGFWFAATVGFALSVTLLALPLTPEFVLRYVSGLLFMSQWHWRTFFPVEADGPLWSIPFEVTSYVLLPVCFLLLFRLPLLRRRPFLARFAWLCVITGVLLAHVLILTLFPLDDIERGWQYGLQGGAKEWMPRYNPIGFFAVFALGALAAGVEVMLPRRRSSWFDAAAVLALAIAGYRLVISPGGSAEAYGWLEIPYGFPVFPLAVATALVSLSHSQHLGRLLDNAPVRYIAKISFGIYIWQEIILILIQRLDPSSFGVSSENVVTGWLQSCGLAAALILLVASLSYHLLERPAIDFGNRLTSRQSNRATPFKV, encoded by the coding sequence ATGCGACAACAGGAGAGACTGGCCGGAGCGGACTTTCTGCGCGCGACGGCCTGTCTGCTGGTGCTCGCCCACCACTTCGCGCTGCGGCTGGATATGCGCAGAATCCCCGACGAACTCGGACCGACCGCAAACGTCCTCCGCTTCGGCAATTTCGGCGTTGCCGTCTTCTTCGTGCTCAGCGGCTTTCTTCTTGCCCATCCCTTCTGGCGCGCGCTCGACGCGGGCAGCGACATGCCGAGCCTGCGGCACTACACGATCCGCAGGATGGCGCGCATCGCTCCGGGCTTCTGGTTCGCCGCCACCGTCGGCTTCGCGCTCAGCGTGACGCTGCTTGCCTTGCCGCTGACGCCTGAGTTTGTGCTCCGCTACGTCTCCGGGCTGCTGTTCATGAGCCAGTGGCACTGGCGCACCTTTTTTCCTGTCGAAGCCGACGGGCCGCTCTGGTCCATTCCCTTCGAGGTCACCAGCTATGTGCTCCTGCCGGTCTGCTTTCTCCTGCTGTTTCGTTTGCCTCTCCTGAGGCGTCGCCCGTTCCTCGCTCGCTTCGCATGGCTTTGCGTCATCACGGGCGTACTCCTCGCCCATGTGCTGATCCTGACCCTCTTTCCGCTCGACGACATCGAACGCGGCTGGCAGTACGGTCTGCAGGGCGGGGCGAAGGAGTGGATGCCGAGATATAATCCGATCGGCTTCTTCGCCGTCTTCGCGCTCGGCGCGCTTGCCGCCGGCGTCGAGGTCATGCTCCCAAGAAGGCGCTCCTCCTGGTTCGATGCCGCAGCGGTCCTGGCCCTCGCCATTGCCGGCTACCGCCTCGTCATATCGCCCGGCGGCTCCGCCGAAGCTTACGGCTGGCTCGAAATCCCCTACGGTTTTCCGGTCTTTCCGCTGGCGGTCGCAACGGCGCTCGTTTCGCTCAGTCATTCGCAACACCTGGGCAGGCTGCTCGACAATGCTCCGGTCCGCTATATCGCGAAGATCTCCTTCGGCATCTACATCTGGCAGGAGATCATCCTGATATTGATCCAGAGGCTCGATCCGAGTTCGTTCGGCGTTTCCTCGGAAAATGTCGTCACCGGCTGGCTGCAGTCTTGCGGATTGGCGGCAGCACTCATCCTTCTGGTCGCAAGCCTCAGCTACCACCTGCTGGAAAGACCGGCGATCGATTTCGGAAACCGGCTGACATCGCGTCAATCCAATCGGGCTACTCCTTTCAAAGTATAA
- a CDS encoding sugar transferase, producing MNAFTSKTNPRFDPSQRQDKIKTLVIANSNIRQPDSFSLVERKMAVRLGIKRLIDIVASVSALIVLAPLFLAIALFIKLDDGGPVFFRQIRWGLNGRKITVFKFRSMRAEACDPSGIQQTVKGDSRVTGIGALLRKTNIDELPQLFNVLRGEMSLVGPRCHAINMRAAGRLYEELVPDYHHRHIMRPGITGLAQTRGWRGPTARPLEARARIACDIYYVRNFSLLLDLKILFKTVVIELRGGTGF from the coding sequence ATGAATGCTTTTACTTCGAAGACGAATCCACGCTTCGATCCGTCTCAGCGTCAGGACAAGATCAAGACCCTGGTTATAGCGAACTCCAACATTCGCCAGCCGGATAGCTTTTCCCTCGTCGAAAGAAAAATGGCCGTGCGGCTGGGCATAAAGCGGTTGATCGACATCGTCGCCTCAGTCAGCGCTCTCATCGTGCTGGCGCCGCTTTTTCTGGCAATCGCTCTTTTCATCAAACTCGACGATGGTGGTCCGGTATTTTTCCGCCAGATCCGCTGGGGGCTGAACGGTCGGAAGATCACGGTCTTCAAGTTCCGGTCGATGCGCGCGGAAGCGTGTGATCCCAGCGGCATTCAACAGACCGTCAAGGGCGACAGCCGGGTGACCGGCATCGGCGCGCTGCTCCGCAAGACCAATATCGACGAGCTGCCGCAGCTTTTCAACGTCCTTAGGGGTGAGATGTCGTTGGTCGGCCCGCGCTGCCACGCCATCAATATGCGGGCGGCCGGCCGGCTCTACGAGGAGCTGGTGCCGGACTACCACCACCGCCACATCATGCGCCCCGGCATCACCGGTCTTGCGCAGACACGCGGCTGGCGCGGCCCGACGGCACGGCCGCTGGAAGCGCGCGCTCGCATTGCCTGCGATATTTATTATGTCAGGAATTTCAGCCTGCTGCTCGACCTGAAGATCCTGTTCAAGACGGTCGTTATCGAGCTGCGCGGCGGCACCGGCTTCTGA
- a CDS encoding F0F1 ATP synthase subunit epsilon codes for MADNFNFELVSPERLLLSEMVTEVVIPATEGEMTVMANHAPTMTTIKPGVVSVRSASGKKQDYVVFGGFADILPTGCTLLAESAVPVEELHKDELTRRIEAARKELEHAELHEHKSKLEHFIMELTHLRGVVQQD; via the coding sequence ATGGCTGACAATTTCAACTTTGAGCTCGTTTCGCCGGAGCGTTTGCTGCTGTCGGAGATGGTGACCGAGGTCGTCATCCCCGCGACTGAAGGCGAGATGACGGTCATGGCAAACCATGCGCCGACGATGACGACGATCAAGCCGGGTGTCGTGAGCGTGCGTTCGGCTTCCGGCAAGAAGCAGGACTACGTGGTGTTCGGCGGTTTTGCCGATATCCTGCCGACCGGCTGCACATTGCTTGCCGAATCCGCGGTTCCGGTCGAGGAACTCCATAAGGACGAACTGACGCGCCGCATCGAGGCCGCCCGCAAGGAACTCGAACACGCCGAACTGCACGAGCACAAGTCGAAGCTCGAGCACTTCATCATGGAACTGACGCATCTGCGCGGCGTCGTTCAACAAGACTGA
- the atpD gene encoding F0F1 ATP synthase subunit beta, giving the protein MAEAATPKIGSVGRVTQVIGAVVDVAFEGELPKILNALETTNHGNRLVLEVAQHLGENVVRTIAMDSSEGLVRGQEVADTGAPIMVPVGNETLGRIMNVIGEPVDEAGPLVTAHKRAIHQDAPSYVEQSTESQILVTGIKVVDLLAPYARGGKIGLFGGAGVGKTVLIMELINNVAKAHGGYSVFAGVGERTREGNDLYHEMIESNVNKHGGGEGSKAALVYGQMNEPPGARARVALTGLTVAEHFRDQGQDVLFFVDNIFRFTQAGSEVSALLGRIPSAVGYQPTLATDMGQMQERITTTTTGSITSVQAIYVPADDLTDPAPATSFAHLDATTVLSRSIAEKGIYPAVDPLDSTSRMLDPMVVGEEHYDVARKVQSTLQRYKALQDIIAILGMDELSEEDKIAVARARKIERFLSQPFFVAEVFTGSPGKLVALEDTIKGFKGLVNGEYDHLPEAAFYMVGSMEEAVEKAKKLAAA; this is encoded by the coding sequence ATGGCTGAGGCAGCTACCCCCAAGATCGGCTCTGTCGGCAGAGTCACCCAGGTTATTGGCGCCGTCGTCGACGTTGCGTTCGAAGGCGAACTGCCGAAGATCCTGAACGCGCTGGAAACCACCAACCACGGCAACCGCCTGGTTCTCGAAGTTGCGCAGCACCTTGGCGAAAACGTCGTCCGTACCATCGCGATGGACTCGAGCGAAGGTCTCGTCCGCGGCCAGGAAGTCGCCGATACCGGCGCTCCGATCATGGTTCCGGTCGGTAACGAGACGCTCGGCCGCATCATGAACGTCATCGGCGAGCCGGTCGACGAAGCCGGTCCGCTGGTCACCGCTCACAAGCGCGCCATCCACCAGGATGCACCGTCCTATGTCGAGCAGTCGACGGAATCGCAGATCCTCGTCACCGGCATCAAGGTCGTCGATCTTCTGGCTCCCTATGCACGCGGCGGCAAGATCGGCCTCTTCGGCGGCGCCGGCGTCGGCAAGACCGTTCTGATCATGGAACTGATCAACAACGTCGCCAAGGCGCATGGTGGTTACTCGGTTTTCGCAGGCGTCGGTGAACGCACCCGCGAAGGCAACGACCTCTACCACGAAATGATCGAATCGAACGTCAACAAGCACGGCGGCGGCGAAGGCTCGAAGGCGGCACTTGTTTACGGTCAGATGAACGAACCGCCGGGCGCCCGCGCCCGCGTCGCCCTGACCGGCCTGACTGTCGCCGAACACTTCCGCGACCAGGGTCAGGACGTTCTGTTCTTCGTCGACAACATCTTCCGCTTCACGCAGGCAGGTTCCGAAGTGTCGGCTCTGCTCGGCCGCATCCCGTCGGCCGTTGGTTATCAGCCGACGCTCGCAACCGACATGGGCCAGATGCAGGAGCGCATCACCACGACGACAACTGGGTCGATCACCTCGGTTCAGGCCATCTACGTTCCGGCCGACGACTTGACCGACCCGGCGCCGGCGACCTCGTTTGCTCACCTTGACGCAACGACGGTTCTGTCGCGCTCGATCGCTGAAAAGGGCATCTACCCGGCGGTCGATCCACTCGACTCGACGTCGCGCATGCTCGACCCGATGGTCGTCGGCGAAGAACATTACGACGTCGCCCGTAAGGTGCAGTCTACGCTGCAGCGCTACAAGGCCCTGCAGGACATCATCGCGATCCTTGGCATGGACGAACTGTCCGAAGAGGACAAGATTGCTGTCGCCCGCGCCCGCAAGATCGAGCGTTTCCTGTCGCAGCCGTTCTTCGTCGCCGAAGTCTTCACCGGCTCGCCGGGCAAGCTGGTTGCTCTCGAAGACACGATCAAGGGCTTCAAGGGCCTCGTCAACGGCGAATACGATCATCTGCCGGAAGCTGCCTTCTACATGGTCGGCTCGATGGAAGAAGCGGTCGAAAAGGCCAAGAAGCTCGCAGCTGCTTAA
- a CDS encoding F0F1 ATP synthase subunit gamma, giving the protein MPSLKDLKNRIASVKATQKITKAMKMVAAAKLRRAQEAAEAARPYSQRMGAVLANIAKAVTDADGAPTLMTGTGQDKIHLLVVCTAERGLCGGFNSQIARFAREHVRKLLAEGKTVKIFTVGKKGHDILRREFASLIIERKELRDVKRVGFENADQIGKRIIEMYAAGEFDVCTLFYSEFKSVISQIPTAQQLIPASTGAVQTEDAAHAGAVYEYEPDPASILEDLIPRNISVQVFRALLENVAGEMGAKMSAMDNATRNAGEMINKLTLSYNRQRQAQITKELIEIISGAEAL; this is encoded by the coding sequence ATGCCTTCACTTAAGGATCTGAAAAACCGGATCGCCTCCGTCAAGGCGACGCAGAAGATCACCAAGGCGATGAAAATGGTCGCCGCGGCGAAGCTTCGGCGTGCGCAGGAGGCGGCCGAGGCCGCCCGGCCTTATTCGCAGCGCATGGGTGCGGTTCTGGCGAACATCGCCAAGGCCGTCACCGATGCCGACGGCGCACCGACGCTGATGACCGGCACCGGCCAGGACAAGATCCATCTGCTGGTGGTCTGCACGGCCGAACGTGGTCTTTGCGGCGGTTTCAATTCGCAGATCGCACGCTTTGCACGCGAACATGTCCGCAAGCTGCTTGCCGAAGGCAAGACGGTGAAGATCTTCACCGTCGGCAAGAAGGGTCACGACATCCTTCGCCGCGAATTCGCCTCGCTCATCATCGAGCGCAAGGAATTGCGCGACGTCAAGCGCGTCGGCTTCGAGAATGCGGACCAGATCGGCAAGCGCATCATCGAGATGTATGCTGCCGGAGAGTTCGACGTCTGCACGCTGTTCTATTCCGAGTTCAAGTCGGTGATCAGCCAGATCCCGACGGCGCAGCAGCTCATCCCGGCTTCAACGGGAGCTGTGCAGACCGAAGATGCCGCACATGCAGGCGCCGTCTACGAATACGAGCCGGATCCGGCATCGATCCTCGAAGATCTGATCCCGCGCAACATCTCCGTCCAGGTCTTCCGCGCGCTCCTTGAGAACGTCGCGGGCGAGATGGGCGCCAAGATGAGCGCTATGGACAATGCGACGCGTAATGCCGGTGAGATGATCAACAAGCTGACGCTGAGCTACAACCGCCAGCGTCAGGCGCAGATCACCAAGGAACTCATTGAAATCATTTCGGGCGCGGAAGCGCTCTGA
- the atpA gene encoding F0F1 ATP synthase subunit alpha, translated as MDIRAAEISAILKDQIKNFGKEAEVSEVGQVLSVGDGIARVYGLDNVQAGEMVEFPGGIRGMALNLESDNVGVVIFGSDRDIKEGDIVKRTGAIVDVPVGPELLGRVVDALGNPIDGKGPINATRRSRVDVKAPGIIPRKSVHEPMSTGLKAIDALIPVGRGQRELVIGDRQTGKTAILLDAFLNQKAIHDNGPEGEKLYCVYVAVGQKRSTVAQFVKVLEERGALKYSIIVAATASDPAPMQFLAPFAGCAMGEYFRDNGMHALIGYDDLSKQAVSYRQMSLLLRRPPGREAYPGDVFYLHSRLLERAAKMNDDKGAGSLTALPVIETQGNDVSAFIPTNVISITDGQIFLETDLFYQGIRPAVNVGLSVSRVGSSAQIKAMKQVAGSIKGELAQYREMAAFAQFGSDLDAATQRLLNRGARLTELLKQPQFSPLKTEEQVAVIFAGVNGYLDKLPVASVGKFEQGFLSYLRSEGSAILDAIRTEKAISDDTKGKLTAALDSFAKSFS; from the coding sequence ATGGATATCCGCGCCGCGGAAATTTCCGCAATTCTCAAAGACCAGATTAAAAATTTCGGCAAAGAGGCAGAAGTCTCGGAAGTCGGCCAGGTTCTCTCCGTCGGTGACGGTATCGCTCGTGTCTATGGTCTGGACAATGTCCAGGCCGGTGAAATGGTCGAGTTCCCGGGCGGCATCCGCGGCATGGCGCTGAACCTCGAATCCGACAATGTCGGCGTCGTCATCTTCGGCTCCGACCGCGACATCAAGGAAGGCGACATCGTCAAGCGGACCGGCGCCATCGTTGACGTTCCGGTCGGTCCGGAACTGCTCGGCCGCGTCGTCGACGCGCTCGGCAATCCGATCGACGGCAAGGGCCCGATCAACGCGACGCGCCGTTCGCGCGTCGACGTCAAGGCTCCCGGCATCATTCCGCGCAAGTCGGTTCATGAGCCGATGTCGACCGGCCTCAAGGCCATCGACGCGCTGATCCCGGTCGGCCGCGGCCAGCGCGAGCTGGTCATCGGTGACCGCCAGACCGGCAAGACCGCGATCCTTCTCGATGCCTTCCTCAACCAGAAGGCCATTCACGACAACGGTCCGGAAGGCGAAAAGCTTTACTGCGTCTACGTCGCCGTCGGCCAGAAGCGTTCGACCGTTGCCCAGTTCGTCAAAGTGCTCGAAGAGCGCGGCGCGCTGAAGTATTCGATCATCGTTGCCGCCACCGCTTCCGATCCGGCGCCGATGCAGTTCCTGGCTCCGTTTGCCGGCTGCGCCATGGGCGAATATTTCCGCGACAACGGCATGCATGCGCTCATCGGTTACGACGACCTGTCCAAGCAGGCCGTCTCCTACCGCCAGATGTCGCTGCTGCTGCGCCGCCCGCCGGGCCGCGAAGCCTATCCGGGCGACGTTTTCTATCTGCACTCGCGCCTGCTCGAGCGCGCTGCGAAGATGAACGACGACAAGGGCGCCGGTTCGCTGACCGCTCTGCCGGTCATCGAAACGCAGGGCAACGACGTGTCGGCCTTCATTCCGACCAACGTCATCTCGATCACCGACGGCCAGATCTTCCTTGAAACCGACCTGTTCTATCAGGGTATCCGCCCAGCCGTGAACGTCGGTCTGTCGGTTTCCCGCGTCGGCTCGTCGGCACAGATCAAGGCGATGAAGCAGGTTGCCGGCTCGATCAAGGGCGAACTCGCCCAGTATCGCGAAATGGCCGCCTTCGCCCAGTTCGGTTCGGACCTCGACGCTGCGACGCAGCGCCTGCTGAACCGCGGCGCACGCCTGACCGAACTCCTGAAGCAGCCGCAGTTCTCGCCGCTGAAGACGGAAGAGCAGGTCGCCGTGATCTTTGCAGGCGTCAACGGCTATCTCGACAAGCTGCCGGTCGCTTCGGTTGGCAAGTTCGAGCAGGGCTTCCTCTCATATCTGCGTTCGGAAGGCTCCGCCATCCTCGACGCGATCCGCACGGAAAAGGCAATCAGCGACGATACCAAGGGCAAGCTCACCGCTGCTCTCGATAGCTTCGCAAAGTCTTTCTCGTAA
- a CDS encoding F0F1 ATP synthase subunit delta — protein sequence MPVADTSQLTSGVAERYASSLFELALEQGAVDSVTADLDHFQAMLDESADLKRFVASPVFSAEDQLKAIVAISEKAGISGFFANFLKVVARNRRLFALPGMIKAFRIIAANHRGEISAEVTSAHALSQAQETELKVALKSVTGKDVTIAVTVDPSILGGLIVKVGSRQIDTSLRTKLSTLKLALKEVG from the coding sequence GTGCCAGTGGCAGACACGTCCCAGCTTACTTCTGGTGTTGCAGAACGCTATGCCTCGTCGCTTTTCGAACTGGCGCTCGAGCAGGGCGCCGTCGACAGCGTCACCGCCGATCTTGACCATTTCCAGGCGATGCTGGATGAGAGCGCCGATCTGAAGCGTTTCGTCGCAAGCCCGGTTTTTTCCGCTGAAGACCAGCTGAAGGCGATCGTCGCCATCAGCGAGAAGGCCGGCATCAGCGGTTTCTTCGCCAATTTCCTGAAGGTCGTGGCGCGTAACCGCCGCCTGTTCGCCCTGCCGGGCATGATCAAGGCCTTCCGCATCATCGCCGCGAACCATCGTGGTGAAATCTCCGCCGAGGTCACCTCGGCGCATGCGCTTTCACAAGCGCAGGAAACCGAATTGAAGGTGGCACTCAAGAGCGTTACCGGCAAGGACGTGACGATTGCCGTCACGGTTGATCCGTCAATTCTTGGTGGTCTGATCGTGAAGGTCGGGTCTCGTCAGATTGATACGTCTCTTCGTACCAAACTCTCTACCCTTAAGCTCGCATTGAAAGAGGTTGGCTGA
- a CDS encoding DUF4345 family protein, whose protein sequence is MEFYFPTEFGEQLAFCSAAFTALAGFIMMFAPGQTFRLLGLQAQEGRPEGFGEGRSMGGFYLGFGLSAIMLAQDWIYMALGASFAMAAFARVISILSDKGSNLVNYLLLVVQIALAALPLFYVFGFTQT, encoded by the coding sequence ATGGAGTTTTACTTTCCGACCGAGTTTGGCGAGCAGCTTGCCTTTTGCTCCGCCGCTTTCACGGCGCTCGCCGGCTTCATCATGATGTTCGCGCCGGGCCAGACTTTCCGTCTTCTCGGTCTGCAGGCGCAGGAGGGGCGGCCGGAAGGCTTCGGCGAGGGGCGCTCGATGGGCGGTTTCTATCTCGGCTTCGGGCTGTCGGCGATCATGCTCGCCCAGGACTGGATCTATATGGCGCTCGGCGCCTCCTTCGCGATGGCTGCCTTTGCCCGCGTCATCTCGATCCTGTCCGATAAGGGGAGTAATCTCGTCAACTATTTACTCCTGGTTGTGCAAATCGCTTTGGCCGCGCTACCGCTGTTCTATGTCTTCGGCTTCACCCAGACGTGA